From Lutra lutra chromosome 14, mLutLut1.2, whole genome shotgun sequence, a single genomic window includes:
- the RASGEF1A gene encoding ras-GEF domain-containing family member 1A isoform X1: protein MFLEPQETMPQTSVVFSSILGPSCSGQVQPGMGERGSGSSSSGDLVFQEGRLISGSLEALMEHLVPTVDYYPDRTYIFTFLLSSRVFIPPHDLLARVGQICLEQRQQLETGSEKAKLKSFSAKIVQLLKEWTEAFPYDFQDEKAMAELKAITHRVTQCDEENGTVKKAIAQMTQSLLLSLAARNQLQELREKLRSPAMDKGSVLKAKPPATQKDILGVCCDPLVLAQQLTHIELERVSSIHPEDLMQIVSHMDSRDKHRCRGDLTKTYSLEAYDNWFNCLSMLVATEVCRVVKKKHRTRMLEFFIDVARECFNIGNFNSMMAIISGMNLSPVARLKKTWSKVKTAKFDVLEHHMDPSSNFCNYRTALQGATQRSQMANSSREKIVIPVFNLFVKDIYFLHKIHTNHLPNGHVNFKKFWEISRQIHEFMTWTQVECPFEKDKKIQNYLLTAPIYSEEGEAQCSVAAHPPLHLVHVTLTPPHPEPLPSGGCPGKQA, encoded by the exons gaaACTATGCCCCAGACATCTGTCGTCTTCTCCAGCATACTTGGGCCCAGCTGTAGTGGACAGGTGCAGCCCGGCATGGGGGAGCGAGGAAGTGGGTCCAGCAGCTCAGGGGACCTCGTCTTCCAAGAAGGACGCCTCATCTCTGGATCCCTGGAGGCCTTGATGGAGCACCTGGTCCCCACAGTGGACTATTACCCGGAT AGGACATACATCTTTACATTTCTCTTGAGCTCCCGGGTCTTCATCCCTCCTCATGACCTGCTGGCCCGTGTGGGGCAGATCTGTCTGGAGCAGAGGCAACAGCTGGAGACAGGGTCTGAGAAG GCCAAGCTGAAATCCTTCTCAGCCAAGATTGTACAGCTGTTAAAGGAGTGGACAGAGGCTTTCCCCTATGACTTCCAGGATGAGAAGGCCATGGCCGAACTGAAAGCCATCACCCACCGGGTCACACAGTGTGATGAG gagAATGGCACAGTGAAGAAGGCCATTGCCCAAATGACACAGAGCCTGCTGCTGTCCCTGGCTGCCCGAAACCAGCTTCAGGAGCTGCGGGAGAAGCTCCGCTCACCAGCCATGGACAAAGGGTCTGTCCTCAAGGCTAAGCCGCCAGCCACTCAGAAGGACATCCTGGGCGTGTGCTGTGACCCTCTGGTGCTGGCCCAGCAGCTGACTCACATTGAGCTG GAGAGGGTCAGCAGCATTCACCCTGAGGACCTGATGCAGATTGTCAGCCACATGGACTCTCGGGACAAGCACAGG TGCCGAGGGGACCTGACCAAGACCTATAGCCTGGAGGCCTATGACAACTGGTTCAACTGCCTTAGCATGCTAGTGGCCACCGAGGTGTGCCGG GTGGTGAAGAAGAAGCACCGGACCCGCATGCTAGAGTTCTTTATTGATGTGGCCCGGGAGTGCTTCAACATCGGGAATTTCAACTCCATGATGGCCATCATCT CTGGCATGAACCTCAGTCCTGTGGCGAGGCTGAAGAAAACGTGGTCCAAAGTCAAGACAGCCAAGTTTGACGTCTTAGAG CACCACATGGACCCCTCCAGCAACTTCTGCAACTACCGTACCGCCCTGCAGGGGGCCACGCAAAGGTCCCAGATGGCCAACAGCAGCCGAGAGAAGATTGTTATCCCTGTGTTCAACCTTTTTGTTAAGGACATTTACTTCTTGCACAAAATCCATACCAACCACCTTCCCAACGGGCATGTTAACTTCAAG AAATTTTGGGAGATCTCCAGACAGATCCATGAATTCATGACATGGACTCAGGTTGAGTGTCCCTTCGAGAAAGACAAGAAGATTCAGAATTACCTGCTCACGGCACCCATCTACAGCGAGGAAGGTGAGGCCCAGTGCTCTGTGGCAGCACACCCACCTCTCCACCTGGTACATGTCACTCTGACTCCCCCACATCCCGAGCCTCTGCCCTCAGGCGGTTGCCCTGGGAAGCAGGCCTGA
- the RASGEF1A gene encoding ras-GEF domain-containing family member 1A isoform X3, whose translation MPQTSVVFSSILGPSCSGQVQPGMGERGSGSSSSGDLVFQEGRLISGSLEALMEHLVPTVDYYPDRTYIFTFLLSSRVFIPPHDLLARVGQICLEQRQQLETGSEKAKLKSFSAKIVQLLKEWTEAFPYDFQDEKAMAELKAITHRVTQCDEENGTVKKAIAQMTQSLLLSLAARNQLQELREKLRSPAMDKGSVLKAKPPATQKDILGVCCDPLVLAQQLTHIELERVSSIHPEDLMQIVSHMDSRDKHRCRGDLTKTYSLEAYDNWFNCLSMLVATEVCRVVKKKHRTRMLEFFIDVARECFNIGNFNSMMAIISGMNLSPVARLKKTWSKVKTAKFDVLEHHMDPSSNFCNYRTALQGATQRSQMANSSREKIVIPVFNLFVKDIYFLHKIHTNHLPNGHVNFKKFWEISRQIHEFMTWTQVECPFEKDKKIQNYLLTAPIYSEEGEAQCSVAAHPPLHLVHVTLTPPHPEPLPSGGCPGKQA comes from the exons ATGCCCCAGACATCTGTCGTCTTCTCCAGCATACTTGGGCCCAGCTGTAGTGGACAGGTGCAGCCCGGCATGGGGGAGCGAGGAAGTGGGTCCAGCAGCTCAGGGGACCTCGTCTTCCAAGAAGGACGCCTCATCTCTGGATCCCTGGAGGCCTTGATGGAGCACCTGGTCCCCACAGTGGACTATTACCCGGAT AGGACATACATCTTTACATTTCTCTTGAGCTCCCGGGTCTTCATCCCTCCTCATGACCTGCTGGCCCGTGTGGGGCAGATCTGTCTGGAGCAGAGGCAACAGCTGGAGACAGGGTCTGAGAAG GCCAAGCTGAAATCCTTCTCAGCCAAGATTGTACAGCTGTTAAAGGAGTGGACAGAGGCTTTCCCCTATGACTTCCAGGATGAGAAGGCCATGGCCGAACTGAAAGCCATCACCCACCGGGTCACACAGTGTGATGAG gagAATGGCACAGTGAAGAAGGCCATTGCCCAAATGACACAGAGCCTGCTGCTGTCCCTGGCTGCCCGAAACCAGCTTCAGGAGCTGCGGGAGAAGCTCCGCTCACCAGCCATGGACAAAGGGTCTGTCCTCAAGGCTAAGCCGCCAGCCACTCAGAAGGACATCCTGGGCGTGTGCTGTGACCCTCTGGTGCTGGCCCAGCAGCTGACTCACATTGAGCTG GAGAGGGTCAGCAGCATTCACCCTGAGGACCTGATGCAGATTGTCAGCCACATGGACTCTCGGGACAAGCACAGG TGCCGAGGGGACCTGACCAAGACCTATAGCCTGGAGGCCTATGACAACTGGTTCAACTGCCTTAGCATGCTAGTGGCCACCGAGGTGTGCCGG GTGGTGAAGAAGAAGCACCGGACCCGCATGCTAGAGTTCTTTATTGATGTGGCCCGGGAGTGCTTCAACATCGGGAATTTCAACTCCATGATGGCCATCATCT CTGGCATGAACCTCAGTCCTGTGGCGAGGCTGAAGAAAACGTGGTCCAAAGTCAAGACAGCCAAGTTTGACGTCTTAGAG CACCACATGGACCCCTCCAGCAACTTCTGCAACTACCGTACCGCCCTGCAGGGGGCCACGCAAAGGTCCCAGATGGCCAACAGCAGCCGAGAGAAGATTGTTATCCCTGTGTTCAACCTTTTTGTTAAGGACATTTACTTCTTGCACAAAATCCATACCAACCACCTTCCCAACGGGCATGTTAACTTCAAG AAATTTTGGGAGATCTCCAGACAGATCCATGAATTCATGACATGGACTCAGGTTGAGTGTCCCTTCGAGAAAGACAAGAAGATTCAGAATTACCTGCTCACGGCACCCATCTACAGCGAGGAAGGTGAGGCCCAGTGCTCTGTGGCAGCACACCCACCTCTCCACCTGGTACATGTCACTCTGACTCCCCCACATCCCGAGCCTCTGCCCTCAGGCGGTTGCCCTGGGAAGCAGGCCTGA
- the RASGEF1A gene encoding ras-GEF domain-containing family member 1A isoform X2 translates to MFLEPQETMPQTSVVFSSILGPSCSGQVQPGMGERGSGSSSSGDLVFQEGRLISGSLEALMEHLVPTVDYYPDRTYIFTFLLSSRVFIPPHDLLARVGQICLEQRQQLETGSEKAKLKSFSAKIVQLLKEWTEAFPYDFQDEKAMAELKAITHRVTQCDEENGTVKKAIAQMTQSLLLSLAARNQLQELREKLRSPAMDKGSVLKAKPPATQKDILGVCCDPLVLAQQLTHIELERVSSIHPEDLMQIVSHMDSRDKHRCRGDLTKTYSLEAYDNWFNCLSMLVATEVCRVVKKKHRTRMLEFFIDVARECFNIGNFNSMMAIISGMNLSPVARLKKTWSKVKTAKFDVLEHHMDPSSNFCNYRTALQGATQRSQMANSSREKIVIPVFNLFVKDIYFLHKIHTNHLPNGHVNFKKFWEISRQIHEFMTWTQVECPFEKDKKIQNYLLTAPIYSEEALFIASFESEGPENHMEKDSWKTLRTTLLNRA, encoded by the exons gaaACTATGCCCCAGACATCTGTCGTCTTCTCCAGCATACTTGGGCCCAGCTGTAGTGGACAGGTGCAGCCCGGCATGGGGGAGCGAGGAAGTGGGTCCAGCAGCTCAGGGGACCTCGTCTTCCAAGAAGGACGCCTCATCTCTGGATCCCTGGAGGCCTTGATGGAGCACCTGGTCCCCACAGTGGACTATTACCCGGAT AGGACATACATCTTTACATTTCTCTTGAGCTCCCGGGTCTTCATCCCTCCTCATGACCTGCTGGCCCGTGTGGGGCAGATCTGTCTGGAGCAGAGGCAACAGCTGGAGACAGGGTCTGAGAAG GCCAAGCTGAAATCCTTCTCAGCCAAGATTGTACAGCTGTTAAAGGAGTGGACAGAGGCTTTCCCCTATGACTTCCAGGATGAGAAGGCCATGGCCGAACTGAAAGCCATCACCCACCGGGTCACACAGTGTGATGAG gagAATGGCACAGTGAAGAAGGCCATTGCCCAAATGACACAGAGCCTGCTGCTGTCCCTGGCTGCCCGAAACCAGCTTCAGGAGCTGCGGGAGAAGCTCCGCTCACCAGCCATGGACAAAGGGTCTGTCCTCAAGGCTAAGCCGCCAGCCACTCAGAAGGACATCCTGGGCGTGTGCTGTGACCCTCTGGTGCTGGCCCAGCAGCTGACTCACATTGAGCTG GAGAGGGTCAGCAGCATTCACCCTGAGGACCTGATGCAGATTGTCAGCCACATGGACTCTCGGGACAAGCACAGG TGCCGAGGGGACCTGACCAAGACCTATAGCCTGGAGGCCTATGACAACTGGTTCAACTGCCTTAGCATGCTAGTGGCCACCGAGGTGTGCCGG GTGGTGAAGAAGAAGCACCGGACCCGCATGCTAGAGTTCTTTATTGATGTGGCCCGGGAGTGCTTCAACATCGGGAATTTCAACTCCATGATGGCCATCATCT CTGGCATGAACCTCAGTCCTGTGGCGAGGCTGAAGAAAACGTGGTCCAAAGTCAAGACAGCCAAGTTTGACGTCTTAGAG CACCACATGGACCCCTCCAGCAACTTCTGCAACTACCGTACCGCCCTGCAGGGGGCCACGCAAAGGTCCCAGATGGCCAACAGCAGCCGAGAGAAGATTGTTATCCCTGTGTTCAACCTTTTTGTTAAGGACATTTACTTCTTGCACAAAATCCATACCAACCACCTTCCCAACGGGCATGTTAACTTCAAG AAATTTTGGGAGATCTCCAGACAGATCCATGAATTCATGACATGGACTCAGGTTGAGTGTCCCTTCGAGAAAGACAAGAAGATTCAGAATTACCTGCTCACGGCACCCATCTACAGCGAGGAAG CTCTCTTCATCGCCTCCTTTGAAAGTGAAGGTCCTGAAAACCACATGGAAAAAGATAGCTGGAAGACTCTCAG GACCACTCTCCTTAACAGAGCCTGA
- the RASGEF1A gene encoding ras-GEF domain-containing family member 1A isoform X4: MFLEPQETMPQTSVVFSSILGPSCSGQVQPGMGERGSGSSSSGDLVFQEGRLISGSLEALMEHLVPTVDYYPDRTYIFTFLLSSRVFIPPHDLLARVGQICLEQRQQLETGSEKAKLKSFSAKIVQLLKEWTEAFPYDFQDEKAMAELKAITHRVTQCDEENGTVKKAIAQMTQSLLLSLAARNQLQELREKLRSPAMDKGSVLKAKPPATQKDILGVCCDPLVLAQQLTHIELERVSSIHPEDLMQIVSHMDSRDKHRCRGDLTKTYSLEAYDNWFNCLSMLVATEVCRVVKKKHRTRMLEFFIDVARECFNIGNFNSMMAIISGMNLSPVARLKKTWSKVKTAKFDVLEHHMDPSSNFCNYRTALQGATQRSQMANSSREKIVIPVFNLFVKDIYFLHKIHTNHLPNGHVNFKKFWEISRQIHEFMTWTQVECPFEKDKKIQNYLLTAPIYSEEALFIASFESEGPENHMEKDSWKTLRK; the protein is encoded by the exons gaaACTATGCCCCAGACATCTGTCGTCTTCTCCAGCATACTTGGGCCCAGCTGTAGTGGACAGGTGCAGCCCGGCATGGGGGAGCGAGGAAGTGGGTCCAGCAGCTCAGGGGACCTCGTCTTCCAAGAAGGACGCCTCATCTCTGGATCCCTGGAGGCCTTGATGGAGCACCTGGTCCCCACAGTGGACTATTACCCGGAT AGGACATACATCTTTACATTTCTCTTGAGCTCCCGGGTCTTCATCCCTCCTCATGACCTGCTGGCCCGTGTGGGGCAGATCTGTCTGGAGCAGAGGCAACAGCTGGAGACAGGGTCTGAGAAG GCCAAGCTGAAATCCTTCTCAGCCAAGATTGTACAGCTGTTAAAGGAGTGGACAGAGGCTTTCCCCTATGACTTCCAGGATGAGAAGGCCATGGCCGAACTGAAAGCCATCACCCACCGGGTCACACAGTGTGATGAG gagAATGGCACAGTGAAGAAGGCCATTGCCCAAATGACACAGAGCCTGCTGCTGTCCCTGGCTGCCCGAAACCAGCTTCAGGAGCTGCGGGAGAAGCTCCGCTCACCAGCCATGGACAAAGGGTCTGTCCTCAAGGCTAAGCCGCCAGCCACTCAGAAGGACATCCTGGGCGTGTGCTGTGACCCTCTGGTGCTGGCCCAGCAGCTGACTCACATTGAGCTG GAGAGGGTCAGCAGCATTCACCCTGAGGACCTGATGCAGATTGTCAGCCACATGGACTCTCGGGACAAGCACAGG TGCCGAGGGGACCTGACCAAGACCTATAGCCTGGAGGCCTATGACAACTGGTTCAACTGCCTTAGCATGCTAGTGGCCACCGAGGTGTGCCGG GTGGTGAAGAAGAAGCACCGGACCCGCATGCTAGAGTTCTTTATTGATGTGGCCCGGGAGTGCTTCAACATCGGGAATTTCAACTCCATGATGGCCATCATCT CTGGCATGAACCTCAGTCCTGTGGCGAGGCTGAAGAAAACGTGGTCCAAAGTCAAGACAGCCAAGTTTGACGTCTTAGAG CACCACATGGACCCCTCCAGCAACTTCTGCAACTACCGTACCGCCCTGCAGGGGGCCACGCAAAGGTCCCAGATGGCCAACAGCAGCCGAGAGAAGATTGTTATCCCTGTGTTCAACCTTTTTGTTAAGGACATTTACTTCTTGCACAAAATCCATACCAACCACCTTCCCAACGGGCATGTTAACTTCAAG AAATTTTGGGAGATCTCCAGACAGATCCATGAATTCATGACATGGACTCAGGTTGAGTGTCCCTTCGAGAAAGACAAGAAGATTCAGAATTACCTGCTCACGGCACCCATCTACAGCGAGGAAG CTCTCTTCATCGCCTCCTTTGAAAGTGAAGGTCCTGAAAACCACATGGAAAAAGATAGCTGGAAGACTCTCAG AAAGTAA